Proteins from a single region of Artemia franciscana chromosome 20, ASM3288406v1, whole genome shotgun sequence:
- the LOC136040042 gene encoding craniofacial development protein 2-like has translation MIPTMQPADDYGPPPDSLTTNSDRPRTRFLKTNCEIKLGFWNIRTMVQLSKTEQVVNEMDNYGLDILALSEVRWTGAGSQTLKKGSTILHSGTEKKKEAGVAIMLSKSASRALTKWTPINERIIVARFTGRQAKLTVVACYAPTNEADDTTKDNFYNTLQAVAKDIPSHDLVCFVGDFNAKVGSDKSYCPEVLGSQGLGEINENGILLVDFALTNDLIIGGTQFQHKTIHKYSWNSPDGRTHIQIDHILINKEWKSSLQDVRAYRGADVASDHALMIAKLSLKLKAKKNPKQKRNLPTTLKSSQTQQFVIGSTYSLQTGLRAWP, from the coding sequence ATGATACCGACTATGCAACCTGCCGACGACTATGGACCGCCCCCGGACTCCTTGACGACGAATTCGGACCGCCCCCGGACACGATTTTTGAAAACGAATTGCGAAATTAAACTTGGTTTTTGGAACATAAGGACCATGGTTCAACTTTCTAAAACAGAACAGGTTGTGAATGAGATGGACAATTATGGCCTTGACATCCTAGCTCTGTCGGAAGTCCGTTGGACTGGTGCAGGTAGTCAAACCCTCAAGAAGGGATCCACAATCCTGCACAGTggcacagaaaaaaagaaagaagcagGCGTCGCCATAATGCTGTCGAAATCTGCGTCCAGAGCCCTAACGAAATGGACGCCTATAAATGAGAGGATCATCGTGGCACGGTTCACAGGTCGCCAAGCTAAGTTAACAGTAGTCGCATGCTACGCACCAACTAATGAGGCAGACGATACCACAAAAGATAACTTCTACAACACCCTACAAGCTGTCGCCAAGGATATCCCCAGCCACGATCTCGTCTGCTTTGTTGGTGACTTCAACGCCAAGGTGGGGAGCGACAAGTCCTATTGTCCTGAGGTTCTTGGGAGCCAAGGCCTCGGCGAAATAAATGAGAATGGGATACTGTTAGTTGACTTCGCACTAACAAATGACCTTATCATCGGAGGAACCCAGTTTCAGCATAAAACTATCCACAAATACTCATGGAACTCGCCTGATGGTCGAACCCACATCCAGATTGACCATATCTTGATCAACAAAGAGTGGAAGTCAAGCCTTCAAGATGTAAGAGCCTACAGAGGAGCCGACGTCGCCTCAGACCACGCCTTGATGATTGCAAAGCTGTCCCTCAAActgaaagccaaaaaaaatcccaaacaaAAGAGAAACCTGCCTACGACTCTGAAAAGCTCTCAAACGCAGCAGTTCGTCATAGGTTCAACATACAGCTTACAAACAGGTTTGAGAGCTTGGCCCTAG